ACGCCCTACCGCCCCGGCGGCTGGACCGTGCAACAAGTGGTACACCATCTAGCCGACAGTCACATGAACGCCTACATCAGGTTCAAGCTGGCGCTCACTGAGGAACGGCCCACCATTAAACCGTATGACGAAGCGGCCTGGGCGCACCTGGCAGACTCCAAGGAGGCCCTTCCGGAAGTATCTCTGCAGTTGCTGGATTCCTTGCACCAGCGCTGGGTGCTGCTCTTGCAGTCTCTGGGGTTCAATGAGTGGCACCGCACGTTTGTGCACCCAGAGGGCGGCGAGATGTTTCTGTTCCAGACCGCCGGGCAGTACGCGTGGCACGGCCAGCACCACCTGGCGCACATCACCAGCCTGCGGGAACGCATGGGCTGGTAAAGGCTGGCGCTGTTTTCGGGCTCATTTTCGGAAATGAGCCCGAAAACAGCGTGGGTATCACCGCCTTCGCTTTTAATTTAGTATTTTGTCAGAAGTTATCTTTCTGGCTATGCGCGCACTTTTTACTGTGTCTTTCTTTTCCCTGGTCTGGTCGTTCTGGCTATTGTTGTCTGGCCATGGCCCTGCCCCGGAAAAGAGGGAACGCACTGAATTCACAGATGCCGCCGCGTATGAGAAAACCCTGGAATTTGTGGAAAACAAAGGCCAGTGGCCCGCCAAGGTTAAATTTGCCGCAGAGGTGCCCGGCGGAAAGCTGTTCCTGCAGCCCAACGGGTTTGTCTACACCTTGCAGGAACCCGTAGCCTCACCGCATGCCCACTCCTACCAGAGCCTGAGAACGGCCAGCCCCACGCAAAACCTTCCGCCCCTTACCCCCAAGACAAGAAAAAACCACGCCTACGCCGTCACGTTCCTGGGCGCCAGTACCAAAACCCCTACCCTTGGCCAGGAAACCACCCCCGGCACCCGAAACTATTACCTGGGCAATGACCCCAAGCAGTGGGGAAGCGGGGCCAGAGGCTTCCGACAGGTGACTTACCAGGGCCTGTACCGCGGCGTGGACATGGCGCTTTATGAACAGAACGGGCACCTGAAATATGATTTACTGGTGACACCGGGGGCTTCTACCCAACAGATAAAAGTCAACTACCAAGGTGCTTCATCGGTGCAGCTGCAAGCAGGAAATCTGGTGATCACAACCTCAGTGGGTACCATCTTGGAACAGAAACCCGTGGCCTACCAACTGAAAAACGGGCAGCGCGTGTTGGTCCCCTGCGCCTATGAATTGGCGGGCACGGTGCTGCAGTTCTCGTTCCCGGCGGGGTATGACAACACGTTGCCGCTGGTGATTGACCCGGTCATTGAGTTTTCCTCGTTCACGGGTTCTACCGCAGACAACTGGGGCTATACCGCCACCCATGACAGCCAGGGCAACATGTACTCGGGTGGCATTGTGGCGGGCGTGGGCTACCCGGTTTCTTTGGGGGCTTTCATGAGTACGTATTCCGGGGCCTGGGACATGGCCATCATCAAATACAACACCAAAGTAACGGGTGCGGCCGCGAGGCTGTACGCCACTTACCTGGGCGGCCTGGAAACCGACATTCCCAACAGCCTGGTGGTGAATTCAGCCGATGAACTTTTGGTTTTGGGCACCACCAGCTCGCAAAATTTCCCCACGTCTGCCACGGCGTTCAGCAAGGTGTTCAAGGGAGGGCCCATCTCGTATCCGTTCGGTTCTTCGGGTGGGCCGTTTTACAGCAAAGGCTCAGATTTAACCATTACCCGGCTGAGCGCCAACGGCCAACAGTTGCTGGCCTCCACGTTTCTGGGCGGCACCGGCAATGAGGGCGTCATGGATTCCCTTTCATCTGAAGACACGCCGCTGACCAAAAACTACGGAGACCAGTTCAGGGGAGATATTATCACAGACCCGGCCGGCAACGTGTACATTGCGTCTAACACCGTGTCACAGGATTTTCCCACGCGCAATGCGTTTAGGTTAACACCAAATGGCGGCCGAAGAGATGCGGTCATCAGCAAAATGTCCCCAGACTTGAGCCAGGTGGTGTGGAGCACCTATTTTGGCGGAACCGGTCTTGACGCAGCTTATTCTATTCAGTTAGATGCCAGTTTGAACGTGTATGTGGCCGGCGGCACCACCAGCCCCACCCTACCGGCCACCGACGCCGCTTTGCAGAAAACACAGACCGGCGGCACAGACGGCTTTGTGGCGAAAATTGCCGCCAACGGGCAGACGGTATTGGCGGCTACGTTTCTGGGCACCCGCGCCTATGACCAAGCCTATTTTCTGCAGTTAGACCAGGCCGCCAACGTGTACGTGCTGGGCCAGACCCTGGGCGAATATCCTGTAACGGATAGTGTGTACAGCAATGCCAATGGGCGCCAGTTCATCCATAAGCTGAACAACAGCCTCTCTGCCACAGAATTCTCCACGGTGTTTGGGGCGGGGCGGGCCACCATTGACATTTCGCCCACGGCTTTTCTGGTAGATGACTGCCAACGCATTTATGTGTCTGGCTGGGGCGGTGGCACCAACTCAGGCATCATAGACGGGTACGGCAAATCATACGGCAACGGCACCACCACCGGCCTGCCCGTAACCCCAGACGCCCTGAAACCCACCACCGATGGCCGCGATTTCTACCTCCTGCAGCTGGGCACCAATGCGTCCAGGTTACTGTATGGCACTTTTTACGGCGGCAACCAATTCCAGAGCAGCGGCGAACACGTAGACGGCGGCACCAGCCGGTTTGACAAGCGGGGCATTGTGTACCAGGCGGTCTGCGGGGGTTGCGGCGGGTTTTCCAATTTCCCTATTCCGCCGGGCGCGCATTATTTCACCCAGAACAACGGTAGTGAACGCTGCAACAACGCGGCTTTCAAGTTTGACTTTGTGGAGGAGCTCACGGCCAACGCCGGGCCAGATCTGGAAGTCTGCGAAGATGACGGCGTGGTCCCCCTCACCGGCTTTCCGGCGGGTGGCGTCTGGACGGGCACGGGCGTGAGTTTGAACAACAATGCGTATCAGTTCACACCTTCGTCTGTTTTAATTGGCAGTCATGTGCTTACATACACCGTCACCGGCACGGGGGCTTGCTCGCGCTCCAGTTCCAGAACCGTGTACGTGGGGAAACAGGTGCCGCACAGTCTCACACTGCCAGACGGACCTTTCTGCGGCAATGCCACGCCTATTCCGTTGACCGGCAGCCCGGCAGGCGGCACATTTTCGGGGCCTGGGGTGAGTGGTACTACCTTTATACCGGCGGTGGCGGGCATAGGCACGCACGTGCTCACCTACCGCAGCACCGGGCTCAATGGTTTCTGCGGCGTGGTTACCAAAACCGTCGTGGTGGACCAACCCGTGCTGGACATTGGCCCAGATACCGTAATCTGCCCGGGCAGCACCGCTCCTTTTCAGCTGAGAGCCAATATTGCCGGTGGTGTTTGGTCTGGGAGCCATGTGTCGGCCACGGGTTTGTTTACGCCTGCACCGGGTCTGGCGGGCAGTGTGCAGGTCACGTACGCCATCACGTCGCCGTGCGTGGCCACGGTGCGCAAAACCATCCAGATCACCCCACTGCCCGCCGGCCAGGCCAGCCTCATCTCCAGTTGCCCGTCTAACCCTGAAATAACGGGTTACGCGCCGTTCACGGCCCGGTTCGCCAACACCATTACCAATGCGCGGAGCTTTCTCTGGAATTTTGGCGATGGCAACCAGTCCACGGCTCAGGCTCCCAGCCATGTGTACAACAACCGAGGCAAATACCAGGTGACCCTCACCCTCATCTTCGGGGATAACTGCCAGGAAGTAAGGCAGATTGCCGAAGTGGTGGTAGAGCCCAATTTCCTGCCCAACATCATCACGCCCAACGGCGACGGCCTCAATGATGTCTTCATCCAGCGCTTCAGCTGCCTGCCCACCGAACTGATTGTCTACAACCGCTGGGGCAAGGAAGTCCACCGCGAGGCCATTTACCAGCAGAACTGGAACGGCGGCAATCTGGTGGAAGGCACCTACTTCTTCCTGCTCAAAGACGAGTCTGGCGCTTCGGCCAAAGGCTGGCTGGAGATTGTGCGGTAAACCCGGCCCGGCGTTGTGAAATTTACGGCTTCTGCGCATCTACCTTAAAAAACCTTTTCTGGCAAACGGGCGCCGGGGCTTTTACCTTTGCGCCTTTAAAAGCCCTAAGATTGAGGCCCGGCCCGAACTCTTATGCCCCGCCAATGGTTTTTTGGGTAATAGTTTTCCTACCTTTAACCATCGTTTTTCAATTTTTATATGGCTCAAAGATCACAACGCTACCTGGGAGTTCCTTCGGTGCCCATGACGTTCTCCGGCAGGTTTTTGCCTGCCACCATGCTGATTTTACTAGGCCTGGGCATTTTTCTGTACCAGAACGCCACCAAAACCACCCAGTCTGCCAAGGAACTCATTTCTAAGGAAGGCACGCTCATCAACTATTCCTTCAAGAAAGACGCAGAGGGCAAGCTCACCTACGGCATCTGGCTCCGCGAATTCTCTGAGCGCCTGGTATTGCCCAACTACACCATGGCCACCTTTGACACCGCCGCGTTCAAAACCACTGTGCCGCCGGGCAGCCGCGTGGCCGTGGAGTACAATGACAAAGAGAACACCATGGCCACCAAGGGCGAGCGCAAACTCTATGCCTTGTCAGTGCCCGCGCTGCAGAAAACCTATTTCAGGGGCGAGGAAACCATTGAGAAGGACGAGAAAAAATGGCTGGACTGGCTCAAGTATGGGTTAATTGTGGTGGGTGCGCTGCTCTTTATCTATAAACTTGTAGAGTACAGACGCCAGGAAAAAGCTTACGCGCAGGAAGAAATGTAAGTCTGTTTTGGGGCTCATTTCCAGAAATGAGCCCCAAAACAGACTTTGCCGTATGTACGTTTGAACGAAGCACCACCCCATGAGCAGATTCCCAGACAACCCCAAACAGGTGATTTACGCCTGCAGCAGCGGCAAATGCCAGAAACGCGGCGGCAAAGAAATACGCAAGGCCCTGCGCGACCACCTCAAGATGGCCGGCCTGAAAGACGACGTGGAAATCATTAAAACTGACTGCACTGACCGCTGCAAACACGGCCCCATCTTCTGTATTCAACCGCAGAACATCTGGCTGCATGACCTGAGTGAACAACAGACCTTGCAGGCGTTAAAAGAGCACATTCAAACCGGGCAGAACCAAAAAAATCCCTCAGACTCGTAAAGAATCTGAGGGATTTTGCTTTTCTGGCCTTCGGCCGAAGGCTAGATTTTCTGGTGCTTATTCATCGCCGCCGTTGTCATAAGAAATCTTGCGTACGGCCTTATCAATCTCGTAACGGCCGGTGCCTTCCTCACCAATCACGTCAAAGAGTTCCAGGGCGCGGCGGGCCACATATTCCTCTTCTACCTGCTCTTTCAGGAACCACTGCAGAAACTGGAACGTCATAAAGTCATTGGTCTTGGTGCAGTGGCCGGCAATGCGGTTGAACTGCTGGGTCACAAAAATCTCCTGCTGCAGCGCTTTCTCAAACACATCTCTGAATGAGTCAAACTCCTGGGGCACGTTGGTCACCTCCGGCGAGATGGCGCGACCGCCCAGATCGCTCACAAAGTTGAAGAGCTTGAGCATGTGCTCGCGTTCCTCGTGGCTCTGTTTCATGAAATAATCTGCGCTGTAGTCAAAACCCTGGCTGTTGCACCAGCTGGACATGGCCAAATACACCGCCGAGGAATGGGCTTCTACTTTTATCTGTTCGTTCAAAAGCGTCTCAGTTTCCTCAGAAAGAGAGGTACGCAGTCTCAGTAAGTCTTTCATGTTCTGGTAAATTTAACAGCGAAGGTTGGGCAACGCTGAAATCAAATATACCAGTAAACCACGTGCATGGTTCTGGAAAGCCCCAAAATTTGGGTAATACAGATTCAGTCTAAATATAAGGATTTTAAGAGGAGCGCTTACGCGAAGGCCGGTACCGCCAAACACTCGCGCAATAGGCTGTTGAGGCTGATCATGGCTTTGGCGCCCTGCAGCAGCTCTTTGAACCGCACAATATCTGTGAGCGTGAGCACAAAGCAACGCTCAGAACGCGGCGGCATCAACACATGCACGTCTAAGGCCCGCGCCGGGTTGGTGGCCATCACTGAGAGGTCAATGGCGTCTACCTGCTGCTTGAGCTCCAGAAAATCCCGCACCTTGAACGGCGACACCCCACCCGCGAACTCCACAAAGTAACAGTTGTAGCGGTTACATTGGTAGATAGCCCCGAAGGCGGTCTTGAAAAGTTCATGCAACTGGGGAGGCGTAGGCATACGGTAAGCTGGTGTCTGATGAGAGAACACTACAAAAGTAAGCCTTGTTTAGAATTAGTCCAAATACTTTAAGCTGATATTTGTCATCTCCGCAGAATAAGAATTTCCGTTTTCGGTCTCATTTCCGGAAATGAGACCGAAAACGGGAGGCGCAGACTTGTATCTCAGACGAGATTACTCGCTTTGTATCTAACATGAAAGGCCATAAACCCTGACACAGCCTTGGAGGGGGAAACCTAAAAGCAAGTCCGGCACCATAAACGGCACCGGGCTTCTTTTATTCTTTCATAACCTTTACTACTTCCGTTTCTCCCGCTATTATGACCTCTAATAAATAAAGGCCTACGGCCAGATCTGGCAGCCAGTCCAGGACCGCCCTGCCCTCCCTAACCTCCACCTGCTGGAGGTAGTAGGTTTTTCCCCGCAGGTCATAAAGACGGATTTGCGCTATCCCAGACAATTGGTCAATACTCACCGTCAGTTCCCCCGAGAAGGGGTTGGGGAACGCTGACATTCTCAAACCAGACGGCTGTCCCTTCTTTTCCAAGGCCACTATTTTGCTGTGCTCAAACTTACCGTCTGTATCAATTTGGCGCAGTCTGTAATACACGGCACCAGACCCGGGCAAAGCTGATTTATCCAAAAATACATACTTCTGAACCAGCGTGCTGTTCCCAGCCGCGGCCACCTGCCCAATATCAGTAAAATCCTTACCGGTATAGGACCGTTCTACAGTGAAGGAAGCCGTGTTCACTTCTGAGGCGGTTGACCAGGAAAGCTCGTTGCCCTGTTTAGAGGCCTTGGCGTCAAAAGAAAGCCACGTGACCGGCAATGGGTTGGCGACATCGCTGACGGTCCACATGGAGAAGCTGCCCGTCTGCACCGTCACGCTCTGCATATTACCGTCTGCAGATAAGATAATAGGAGTCATATCGCCCACCGGTAGCCACGTCACCCCTTTGTCTTCGCTTTTCCAGACCTGGGCCAGGTTCCCCGGAAAAGTAAGTCCGTTGTTTTCATCTGTAAGCCAGGTTAAGGTAAGGTCAATGGTTTTGCCCGCCGGAGTAAACTGTGGCTCAATTTCCCAGTGCCGTTTAATGCCTTTCATCCCAGGGTTGTTGGGGTTGGCTTTTGCGCCAAGGGCTCCGGTTACCCGTGAGATGATTACCTCACCCCAATTACCGCCGTCTGGGTTTTCAAACGTAACGCCTATGTTGCCAAAGTCCTGGCTGACTGTAGCAGGGTTTACGGGCATAGCTTTGGTTAACGCACCTTCATAAATCCTGTTTTTGTTTTCTGTGATGCTCCCCTCCAGTTTCAGGCTTTTACCGGCGGTGGCCGTTAGGTCCCCGTTCGTAAAGGTCAGGTTGCCGGTAACGGTCAGGTTCTCCAGTTGCGTGACACCGGAGGGGTTGTTGATGAGTAAGCTGTTTACCGTGGTGCCTGAAATCTGCTGCGCGCTGGTACCGTTCAATTCTAAAGTACCGGTGCCGGAGTAGAGGGCTGGGCTGGTGAGCTGCCAATTTTCAGAGACTTGGATGGTCCCGTT
This region of Rufibacter sp. LB8 genomic DNA includes:
- a CDS encoding YfiT family bacillithiol transferase, with product METPTLSIEQLRFPLGRYKLPAVFQSVLIKESLTALTQLPGLLRDATAGLTQEQLDTPYRPGGWTVQQVVHHLADSHMNAYIRFKLALTEERPTIKPYDEAAWAHLADSKEALPEVSLQLLDSLHQRWVLLLQSLGFNEWHRTFVHPEGGEMFLFQTAGQYAWHGQHHLAHITSLRERMGW
- a CDS encoding gliding motility-associated C-terminal domain-containing protein translates to MRALFTVSFFSLVWSFWLLLSGHGPAPEKRERTEFTDAAAYEKTLEFVENKGQWPAKVKFAAEVPGGKLFLQPNGFVYTLQEPVASPHAHSYQSLRTASPTQNLPPLTPKTRKNHAYAVTFLGASTKTPTLGQETTPGTRNYYLGNDPKQWGSGARGFRQVTYQGLYRGVDMALYEQNGHLKYDLLVTPGASTQQIKVNYQGASSVQLQAGNLVITTSVGTILEQKPVAYQLKNGQRVLVPCAYELAGTVLQFSFPAGYDNTLPLVIDPVIEFSSFTGSTADNWGYTATHDSQGNMYSGGIVAGVGYPVSLGAFMSTYSGAWDMAIIKYNTKVTGAAARLYATYLGGLETDIPNSLVVNSADELLVLGTTSSQNFPTSATAFSKVFKGGPISYPFGSSGGPFYSKGSDLTITRLSANGQQLLASTFLGGTGNEGVMDSLSSEDTPLTKNYGDQFRGDIITDPAGNVYIASNTVSQDFPTRNAFRLTPNGGRRDAVISKMSPDLSQVVWSTYFGGTGLDAAYSIQLDASLNVYVAGGTTSPTLPATDAALQKTQTGGTDGFVAKIAANGQTVLAATFLGTRAYDQAYFLQLDQAANVYVLGQTLGEYPVTDSVYSNANGRQFIHKLNNSLSATEFSTVFGAGRATIDISPTAFLVDDCQRIYVSGWGGGTNSGIIDGYGKSYGNGTTTGLPVTPDALKPTTDGRDFYLLQLGTNASRLLYGTFYGGNQFQSSGEHVDGGTSRFDKRGIVYQAVCGGCGGFSNFPIPPGAHYFTQNNGSERCNNAAFKFDFVEELTANAGPDLEVCEDDGVVPLTGFPAGGVWTGTGVSLNNNAYQFTPSSVLIGSHVLTYTVTGTGACSRSSSRTVYVGKQVPHSLTLPDGPFCGNATPIPLTGSPAGGTFSGPGVSGTTFIPAVAGIGTHVLTYRSTGLNGFCGVVTKTVVVDQPVLDIGPDTVICPGSTAPFQLRANIAGGVWSGSHVSATGLFTPAPGLAGSVQVTYAITSPCVATVRKTIQITPLPAGQASLISSCPSNPEITGYAPFTARFANTITNARSFLWNFGDGNQSTAQAPSHVYNNRGKYQVTLTLIFGDNCQEVRQIAEVVVEPNFLPNIITPNGDGLNDVFIQRFSCLPTELIVYNRWGKEVHREAIYQQNWNGGNLVEGTYFFLLKDESGASAKGWLEIVR
- a CDS encoding ferredoxin gives rise to the protein MSRFPDNPKQVIYACSSGKCQKRGGKEIRKALRDHLKMAGLKDDVEIIKTDCTDRCKHGPIFCIQPQNIWLHDLSEQQTLQALKEHIQTGQNQKNPSDS
- a CDS encoding ferritin, whose amino-acid sequence is MKDLLRLRTSLSEETETLLNEQIKVEAHSSAVYLAMSSWCNSQGFDYSADYFMKQSHEEREHMLKLFNFVSDLGGRAISPEVTNVPQEFDSFRDVFEKALQQEIFVTQQFNRIAGHCTKTNDFMTFQFLQWFLKEQVEEEYVARRALELFDVIGEEGTGRYEIDKAVRKISYDNGGDE
- a CDS encoding T9SS type A sorting domain-containing protein, whose product is MKAALLLPVCLGWLAFASQAQVITNNGASIFVSGGAVLTVKGSFMNIVSGNAVPSVENNGTIQVSENWQLTSPALYSGTGTLELNGTSAQQISGTTVNSLLINNPSGVTQLENLTVTGNLTFTNGDLTATAGKSLKLEGSITENKNRIYEGALTKAMPVNPATVSQDFGNIGVTFENPDGGNWGEVIISRVTGALGAKANPNNPGMKGIKRHWEIEPQFTPAGKTIDLTLTWLTDENNGLTFPGNLAQVWKSEDKGVTWLPVGDMTPIILSADGNMQSVTVQTGSFSMWTVSDVANPLPVTWLSFDAKASKQGNELSWSTASEVNTASFTVERSYTGKDFTDIGQVAAAGNSTLVQKYVFLDKSALPGSGAVYYRLRQIDTDGKFEHSKIVALEKKGQPSGLRMSAFPNPFSGELTVSIDQLSGIAQIRLYDLRGKTYYLQQVEVREGRAVLDWLPDLAVGLYLLEVIIAGETEVVKVMKE